The genomic DNA AAAATCATTCTAGTGCTCGCCGCATATGAAAACATGAAAGTGTGTGTAGATGTATAATACATATGCAAAGTAAAATGCTTCATTAGTAGAGACATACACGCTTTCGAACCTGGGtgggtattaaaaaaaaaacacatacacacacatccTTGAATGGCTTCATTATGAAGCGAAATAATGAGAGAACAAGAGAAGCATCATCATAAAAAGGCAACacttcaaaaagaaacaaaaatggagaTGGATATCCATGGGAATAACCCATTaaagcatcttcttctttttttctcaaatcaCTCAAATGTCAAAAAGTCACCTTTATTATcaaaacttgtatatatataaactgagCCATGAGTCCATTAATAACCAACCAACCTTCTCTGAACGCAAAACacaagatggagaaggagaagttATTACAATAAGCGGAGAAGTAATAGGGCATCTTTCTATTGGCAGGCGACTCTGTCGATTtgcctttgttttttgttttgcattgttcttTTGGCTATTGGCTATGTCACTTGCCAAAGGAGAGTTGCCCTGTCACTGCTTCCGCTTAAACACACAAATCCGAATCAGAGATTGATGAATCTATCATAGTAAGTTTTCACTTTGCTTTTATGCTTTACATTTTCACGTGGAAACACTTTGCATTTTTTGTTCTTCcggtaaatataaaatatacacagATCGTTCATGGTTATTCTCTCTAGGCTACACACTCGTGGCTATTGCAGTAGTATGTTTATAGCATTTGTTTTTCACATTGAATCTTTGACATGAACTATTCATTCATCAAGGATCTAAACCATTGTTTTTTATGAAGTTAAACCCCCAATTTCGATCACGATTGTTTTGATCTATCTTGTTTCTTCAGTGCAGATATTGTATTAATGTTCCAAGAACGTACCAGTATCATCCCTATTGGATTAGCGTAGATAATATCCAGATGTAAACTGAGACGAACATGAACTGGTGAATGTCTCCGATCAGCAGTAATTTAGCTTGAAGCGTAAACGTTACGTTTAGTTGGAAACTCTCTTTGGGCTTTTGTTACAATCTTTTATCTAAATGGgcctatgtttttttcttaatgcaTATAGATAATGGGCCTTTTGGGCTTTACGTAATCAGAAATTGGATGGAGAAAAAACTTAAACTCAAATATTTCATACAACTGTTTGAGCGTCTCTCTTGAGCtaatgaaaaaagaataattgaAACTAGGAACAGCGAATATTTCCAAAATGTTtcgaaaaaaaatttcaagatgtGTAAAGTATGACTTATCGCTCAACGAAATTATATACTAATTCTGTTGGGAAACAGTAAGTAATGGAGGAAGTGAAACGAATCAATGCAAGACACGTGAGAAAGCCCACTGACATGTATTGTACGATGATGTCGATGCCAACTTCGACGACACTGTTTCCTTATTGGCGTTCCACTTTTTCGATACTGTTTTCTCCATTACTTAAATAATAATAGCAAAAAATGGATTTtgatcaccaaaaacaaaatagaaaagaggaCAACagtgttattttcttaaatcatAACCATTATTAATCCATTAAGATATTGACACGACCAGACTCTCCAGTTCCTCCtatatactacttttttttcctttctgttAACGTCTCTGTTCACTAGGAACTACTACTAGTCATAATACAGATCTCATACCGTGGTCAAGAATTTCAAATTTCGGTTCTTTATTTCCAAACTATATgcattttacaaattacaacTTCAACTTGTGTTGCTTCTGTAAACCTAAAGCTTCCGGATAATCCCTAAAGATTTTGCTCTAATGGCCATGATCCAAATTAGTATCagcatgatgatgataacatcAAAACCTTCCAGCCTCATCATGATTCTTAAAAccatctttcctttttttttccggCTGGCATGTCTTTCCACGCAGTCTTGACACAAGTTGTCATGATCATGTCTATGAtctaaaatttagaaacatTGGTTTTATATGCTTTAATGCTTACAACATaattttgagacaaaaaaaaaaatatgaaatatgataGAAATGGGTTTGTGAGCAATATATTTTCGCTAGCTGTGAGCTTTGTCGAGAAATGGGTTTGTTATTAATAATTCTCTAAATTTTGATTCAATCACTAAACCTTTTAAACTAATTCCCACTAACCATATAATTATACATTTCTCTTGTAATGACGACATTGTTAGAAGTTCAAACCCAaagaattattttattcatattgctCACATAGTCCATACTCCAtcgctctttctctctcccaaaaTTTCCTATTTTAGAGGCGACTTTCCAAAATTTGTAGTTCTTTCTTTCCTCGTTCATTTTGCCAAAACAAGGTAAAGAATATGTTTATTCGTAGTCGTAGACCATAAGGCAGAAGCCACATCACATGAATCCTTTCCTAATGCTTaatatcttttttatatttttaagttatatcTCGTACGGACATTATTATAATGCAACATTTTGAACCTGCCACGATTgtctttttctcaattatttatcaaaaagtTGAAATACTATAATCGGTTCACCAGTtgtcccaacaaaaaaaagactataaTCGGTTCACAAGTACAATTATTTGCTCTTTTCCCCCGTCGTTTTAAGCGCCGAATATTAATGTTCATATTTATGTTTAGTAGCTTGAGGGCGAAATATCgaataaaaatacacttttaagtTTAACTAATTAATGTAGTAACTATTTCCTTCAATTACCTTTATACTATAGTATGTAatcacaatattttttgttgaaatttgatACACATAGATAACCAAGAAACATAATGCATTCAATAGTATCTAATTAAAACAATAGTCtctttttttgaacaacaagaCAATATTCTAAAGTAGCACTCATAACCTCCGGGGGCCAATCTCAGATTCTCAGTCCTATCGCGATTTTGGCGTCCCCATACTGTGGTTATAAGAAGAATTTCGAAAGAACAGAAGATCATAATGATCTTCTTATAACCGTTCCATAGTTCCATAGCAAACATTCCTCACAACGACAATGATAAATTGATAACGATGAACCATATATAGGTAATACTTTGAAGACaattaaccccaaaaaaaaaacagatttcttAACTATATGTTAGGAAAAAAACAGTCACTAAGCAGTTTCGTGTAACTtcgtatttttcttttctaactaTATCTTCTTGTAAACATTGTAAGGTAGTGAATAAGTTCAGAAGTAAAAAAATGGTTAATATCATATAATTTTGCTGACAAACATATCAATTGATATACTCCAATATGGAGTTCAGACAtagatgaaataaaaataagaaatatccTGTTTCTTGTTTTGGCATCTAATTATCCTTATGTATGTGGCGAGGAGCAGATATGGACACAAATTAGAAATATTCTACacattacatttttattattatcaagaacaaaaattaaaaaaataagaatggCATCATTTTATTGTGTGACccatgacaaaaagaaaagaaataaaaacttgCCCCTTCCTTCTCTCACAGATCATTCTAGGGTTCCtgacaaaaaaaccaaatacctttttctctttccaTTTTTGTAGAATATCTATCagctctttcttctcctccccAACCAAAGTCTCTTCTTTGTGTAATCCGTCCAAAAATCTTTCGCAATGATCTTttcctaattaattaagaagttCTTGATTTAAACCTTGTACCCTCTCTTCACAAACGAGCTTATCTCTTCTTCAATTTTCTCTGCCGACATTTAATTACTCTCCCCTTTCTGGTGAGATCCCTCTCTATTTATCTCTCTTTTATGACTCTGGTTATTATGTTAACCGGTCAATGGctgatttagggttttaatcTTTACAGATCTTGTGGCAGAAAAAggtcaaaaaagaagaaaaaatggtgAGAGGAAAGATAGAgatgaagaaaatagaaaacgcGACGAGTAGACAAGTGACTttctcaaaaagaagaaatggtTTGTTGAAGAAAGCTTATGAGCTCTCAGTGCTCTGTGATGCTCAAGTCtccctcatcatcttctctcaGAGAGGAAGGCTTTATGAATTCTCTAGCTCTGAGTATGtgttcttaattttaatttcttcttgattctttttattaaatttttcttttactttttcgtACTTTTTTTGGGGGGTTAATTAGGCTTTTAGGTCATGTGTTTGTGTCtggtctgatttttttttctgaatcgTAATTGACTAAAGCAAACTTCTTAGATTTTGGTACTTGAGAGATTCGATCCTTGTCTGAATCCTAaagatttctttcttctcttccccctattaatataatttcaattttctatattatcatattatttcataattaattGGTTAGAAATCTAGACAAACTCTGATATATACCTGAACTTTCCATCCAAACTAAATAGTGAGAgtttatatattgatatatatgtgTGTCTAGGGTTTCCAAATTCTTGAAAGTATTAACAGAAAACAACATCGGAACTAGCTCTAAATAGGACTTAATTATACTATCATTTAGATAATTATTTGGTGTGATCCGTACCAAGTTGCACATATTTTTACCAATTTATTTGGtgataagattaaaaaaaaaaggtttactTTTTCGTGCCCCTAGTTAGGTTGTGTACTATCGTTTTTGGTTTTCGCCATGTCTTTATTTGGGCACTACTTTTGTAGCCATAGTAATTATACTTGCTCTTTCTTCGTTGATTCAGGTGTGCAGTGCATACATAGAACcctgtctatatatatatgcctgGATATATACTTGTTTGTCACTACTAATATATACAGTATtctatatttatcaaaaaagaaGCCAATCTAAGATTATAAAATGCATCCCACTTAATGTTTAACACATTTACATCTCTAAGCTGGTGCTATATATAGTCAATGTTGGATCGGCGTAGCTataaagttgtgatatttttttctgtactaattgtatatatttgtatatatcgTTGGTTTTGCAATTGGATTAATGGTAGATTCAATTATTTGATGTTAGGCAAATGAAATTGCCAAAAAAGTTGGAGAAAAAGGCATGGTAATTCATAGGGCATGGGTTTAAATAGTTACCTATAGAGATATTACCCGTCAGCTAAAAGATATTGTAGTACATTTTAGGACTAGTTAAGTCAAgtaacttataatttttttcagtcAAGTAAACTTTTCATATCTCGTCGCTGTAAAATGTACctcttattttaaatataataaatttagttaGAGATTCAACAAAGAAATTACGAAGATAAGTACATGAATTCGAATctgaaaagatatatatgtctATGTTTGATCAGTATGAAGAAGACGATCGAACGCTACCGCAAGTACACAAAAGATCATGAAACCAGCAATCACGACTCAGAAATTTACATACAGGTTTGTTACcaaacaatttgatttttttacttggtaaaagtaaaatttcaTACTTAACTTTACATGCCGTTGATTCTTTGACTTTTCAACCAAGTCTTGAGAGATCAAAACTAcacattacaaaataaatgatgcggttttatataatatgttcaAAAGTCTATTAGAATCGATGGTCACATAGATTTTAGCAGTTTATAGTGGCCATATATACAACGATTACGTATTGATCTATTTTACTTCTCTTTTGCGTCCTATCATTTCAATTGTGGACGAAATGTAGCAATTAAAGCAAGAAGCAAGCCACATGATAACAAAGATTGACCTCCTTGAGGTTCACAAACGGTATATATCATGTCTTAATTATAaactttgttttccttttctttttgttgctaGCTATTCTAAATcttgattattataattaatatttttaacatttacgttaatgtttgtgttttatATAAACCCTTATTTATAGTTAAactttttgaccaaaaaaatatttattaatagaCTTAATTTTGGACTTTTTGTTAGCATTTTAGGAAAATAGCTTAATAAAATTTGAagctttaaaataattttttgtttccagaTGTTAAGGTAAATATAATCAAAGACCAAACTATAGTAACATTAGTAATGTATTTGTTAGTGATTTCCTCTTTAACAGTTTATTGAAAACTCAATATTTTTTACTACGTACTTTATTAGCATGTTTTCCGATTACTCTAAATTTATTCAAGAGATAGTATCGAAAAGAATCTTATTACGCTCTGCATGATGAATTCTCGGACGATGAATCCAAAAATCTATCTTTGATCTCAGATATGTGAACAATTTTggagattttacaaaattagttaTGAATTCTCTTTTGCGTTTGTATATATAGGAAGCTGTTGGGACAAGGAATTGCTTCTTGTTCTCTAGAAGACCTTCAGGAAATCGATAGTCAACTCCAAAAAAGTCTAGGCAAGGTGCGAGCaagaaaggtatatatatacttcatcaCTATATATTACTAAGATGATATAAGGTAAATATGCAATATACATGATgacaataattataatatccaTCTCAATCATCTAGTTATGTATAGTACTCATTTAGATAAGAACCTACAAAACGAATTTTTTAACGATTAAGTGACAATCAATATACGATAACATTGATCAAGACAtgtctgtattttatatattagtgttGTTATCATGGTACTGAGAAAAGGttgtaaaaatgttttatatataggcTCAGTTGTTCAAGGAGCAGGTGGAGAATCTAAAAGCAAaggtttgatatatatttttaaagtttaacaTATAGTATAtggtacatgtatatatatttaattagctTTGTATAAAATGGCGAGAGACTGTCGGTTTTAATATTTCAGGAGAAACAATTGTTAGAAGAGAACGTCAAATTACATCAAAAGGTGATccatctttctttctattttacatatttaatatatacCTTTATACTCAcataattagaaatatatatatacatacggATACTAGTTCACCCTGAAAATTACATATGTAATGAATTGCTAATGTTTTAATATGCTGAAAATATTACCAAAAGACCTCTTATTGGGTTTACTGATTGATAGTTTAAATGataaattcaatattttaatatagatcAATATCACACGGGTTTGTTCGTTAAAATTTGGATCTAGTTCTTTTCTTATGAAATATATCATTAGTTTTACGGATTTCAAAGTAAGaatgtgtttgtttattttgtttcgtCTACaattttttggaataaaaaagaaagaaaacagtaCGCATAATCTAGATGTCATTTTATCCTTTTCCCTAGagataaaaatcatatattttgtggttgatgaaattgcaatctatctatgtttatgAACAGAATGTTATAGATACATGGAGAGGATCGAATGAACACCAAGAGAAATACAGAGTTATAGATCTGAATTTGGATGTTCAAACTGATTTATTCATCGGTTTGCCAGATAGAAACTGctagtaacattttatttttatgtttatttatttatcatgaAATTTGCAAAATCATTCAATAAATTGTGCCATAATGATTTGGGATAATATCTCTCTTTAGTATAGTTGTTGTAATTCTAGTCCTTACATATAATTAAAGAGAGTAGTATGTATCTATACATTCAAAATCCTTCAGCTAATTGTGAGGTATGATATTATATAACTCGAAGCTCATATTCGTACTTGGAATGTCTGGTCATCATCCAAGATCCAAAAGACCAAAACCAATTCTATTAGGCCGAAGGTTTTATTAACATCTCAACTATTCGCACTTGTTAACATAGGtgaaacacttttttttggttaacttttgtcaactaaaaaatgaaaagaggCTGAATTATGCCATTCTTTTCTAAACTACTTTTACTGCTCATTGTCTCAACTTTAAAGCTTTCTTGTTCATCAAGTTATGGGCTCCAAGCGGCCCAACAAGTATCTA from Camelina sativa cultivar DH55 chromosome 2, Cs, whole genome shotgun sequence includes the following:
- the LOC104739611 gene encoding MADS-box protein AGL42, with the translated sequence MVRGKIEMKKIENATSRQVTFSKRRNGLLKKAYELSVLCDAQVSLIIFSQRGRLYEFSSSDMKKTIERYRKYTKDHETSNHDSEIYIQQLKQEASHMITKIDLLEVHKRKLLGQGIASCSLEDLQEIDSQLQKSLGKVRARKAQLFKEQVENLKAKEKQLLEENVKLHQKNVIDTWRGSNEHQEKYRVIDLNLDVQTDLFIGLPDRNC